In Juglans regia cultivar Chandler chromosome 13, Walnut 2.0, whole genome shotgun sequence, the DNA window ACTATGAATCGGTCAACGGAGGCTCCGTTTtgttagggaatgatatggcttgcaGAATTGCTGGAATTGGTTCGGTccgaattaagatgtttgatggaattgtccggacattgtctaatgttcgacacattccaaatttgaaaaagaatcttatttctttgggcacaCTTGATTCGTTGGATTATAAGTACACtggtgaaggtggagctatcagagtcagtaagggctctatggttgtgatgaagggagataagacaaatggtctttatttccttcagggcTCTACGGTGACAGGTGCAGCTGCAGTGTCTGTTTCAGATGATCCGGATTCAGATGTCACACGTTTGTGGCATATGCgtttgggtcatatgagtgaGAAGGGGATGTCAATTTTGAGTAAGTAGGGTTTGCTATGTAATCAGAAGATAGGGAAACTGGATTTTTGTGAACactgtgtgtttggaaaacagtgtagggttcagttctctacaggggttcacagaaccaaaagttctgtggactatattcattctgatctttAGGGTCCATCTTCAGTTCCGTCAAAAGGTGgagctcagtatttgcttacGTTCATTGACGATTTCTCACGGAAGGTTTGGGTTTACTTTCTGAAGCAGAAAAGcgatgtatttgttaacttcaaacagtggaaagctttgattgaaaatcagacgggcaagaaaatcaataacttcgcactgacaatggtatggagttctacggaggtgagtttgatgaattctgcagGAATGAGGGTATTGCCAGACATCGTacagttagacatactccacagcaaaatggagtagctgaacggatgaataggactctcttggagagagcccgGAGCATGCTTTCTAATGCAGGTTTGGGTAAGGATTTCTGGGCTGAAGCAATCAACACAGCCTGTTACTTGGTCAATCGTTCTCCAGCCACAGCGATTGGTTTGAAGACTCCGAATGAGGTATGGTCTGATACTCCTGCTGATTATtcgaatttgaaagtttttggttgtcctgcatatttccatgttaatgatggaaaacttgagccaagggcaaagaagggcatattcattgggtatgccagTGGGGTGAAGGGATTCAGGTTGTGGTGTACTGATCCCAAATCACCCAAGTTTGTAATCAGTagggatgtcacttttgatgaaaaatccatgcttATTCCGAGAAAGGAGATTACTGAGTCTACAGGACAAGAACAGGATGTCAGAAAGCAGGTGGAGTTTCAGGTTGAAGCACCACAAGGGCTGCCTCGTGGcgcccaagatcatgctattgcagatgagcatgattctgatCCGAGTAGCAGCGCACAAGATGAGCAAGACTACAGTATAGCGACTGGTAGACAAAGGAGgcagattagaccacctcagagatatgctcatgcagatatggtgatgtatgctcttactaCAGCAGAGAATATTGTCGGTCAGGAGCCTTCCAGTTATTCTGAAGCTGTCAAGAGCGTAGATTCTGCTCAGTGGTGCGCAGCTATGACTGAAGAGATTtagtctcttcacaaaaaccaaacatgggatttggttctgttgccaaagaaggtgaagactgttggctgcaaatgggtcttcaaaagaaaagagggaatccagggtgataccgatgcaagatacaaggcacgcttagttgctaagggctttagtcagagagaaggcatcgacttcaatgaagtcttctctcCAGTGGTGAAACACAGTTCGATCAGATTGCTACTTGCCatagtagcattgtatgacttagagctgcagcaacttgatgttaaaacagcGTTCCTTCATGGTGAACTTGAAGAAaccatttatatgcatcagccagagggattcattgttgaaaacaaggaagatcatgtgtgcagattgaagaaatctttatatggtttgaagcagtcgccaaggcaatggtataagcggtttgattcctttatgattgatcatggttatttgagaagtaactatgatagttgtgtttatcataaggaattatctgataagtctttcatttatttgctattatatgttgatgatatgcttattgctgCTAGAAGCATATCTGACATAGGTTTGTTAAAGACCAaactcagaaatgagtttgaaatgaaagacttaggtgctgcgaagaagattttgggaatggaaatcatcagagataggaaagctggaaagttgtacttgtcccagggaaagtacattgagaaagtgcttcagagatttggaatgtttgattccaaaccagtaagtacaccacttgctacGCACTTTATTTCAGCTAGCTtatctcctcagacagatgaagaggaatggttcatggctagtgttccttattccagcgcagttggcagcatcatgtatgcaatggtttgcacccgtccagacatttcacaggcagtgagcgtggttagcaggtatatggctaatccgggtaagactcattggcaggctgtgaaatggatactaAGGTATTTGAGGGGAACCATGAACTTTGGGTTAATTTTTGATAGAGATGTCAATCTCAGTTCCAAAGTTACTGGTTTAgttgattctgattatgttggagacttagataagagaagatcattgacaggttatgttttcactCTGTGTGGGTcagctattagttggaaagcaacactgcaatccactgttgctttatcaactaccgAAGTAGAGTACATGGCAGCAGCAGAGGCTGTtaaggaggccatttggttgaaaggcctggtcaatgatttgggtttgaagCAAGATAGGATCTCAGTATtttgtgacagtcagagtgcaatacatttgaccaaaaatcaaatgtatcatgagagaacgaagcacattgatgtcaggtatcattttctcagagagaCCGTTACAGAGGGTCTTATACAGATTCTGAAGATTGCTACTACagagaatccagcagatatgatgactaagccagttgcagtatacaagttcaaactttgtttggacttgattggtgtttgCAGTTTGTCATTCCCgtaagggatttggtggtggggattggttttgtgatcaaaggttttttttgtgttttttggcagagttcaagccaaggtggagatttgttatgaggtggcttgaatcagatggaacagtgcatgtgtcgtaggttcgctcgagcgaaggttcacttggctcgagcgaagtaagtcagagagtgttcgctcaactctcgctcgacacccaactcgagcgagatcaagtcagagagtttcgagagcttcgctcaaccctcgctcgacatgcagctcgagcgaaatcaagtcagagagtgttcgctcgaccctcgctcgacacccagctcgagcgagatcaagtcagagagtttcgagagcttcgctcgaccctcgctcgagtgttagctcgagcgaagtacagaaaacctacgttcgctcgacactcgctcgagtgttcgctcgagccaatgttcacagaagtgaacatttctgttcctataaattccaaacggcgcccacttctTAGATAACttcagaaaatcactttttgtcttgtttttagtgttttcttgataGAGAAGTtctagagtgagttttgagagataacttccttgtgaagttttgttgtattcatctgtactccatctctgttgatagtgaaatctttgataccgaccccaccagtggacgtaggctcattttgagtcgaaccacttaattcttggtattctttctgtgtgattgtcatcttttcttttgtttagttccgctactttacttcgagttagtcttagatatacagttattcccaacaatgGAACTATGGAAACGCACGCACCTGGTAACTTCCAATGACATGAACAACAACAAACATGTTAGCCATTGCAATAAGCCATGCGGGCTTCTCCAGGGTGATGAGGATGTTGTCATCGACGCTGTTCCCAAAAATCCAGTACCCAATCAGAGCAACAGGGAAGTAGCAAATGGCCACAACGATGTATGCAACCAACACTCCTTTCCACATGGGTCCCTTGGAAGGCTTTTCTGGAGTTGATGGAATTGTTGCTTGGATCTCCAAAACCACATTGTGGCCAGCATAGGCAAATGCCACATCACCCAATGCGTTAAAGAAATTGAAGGTAGCATCAGATGTGGTTTTAGCTGTGTAACTATAGTCCACATCTGGTTTAATTCCCTTCCCAGCAGAAGCTGCCCAAGCAATGGTTGAGTAACTGCACATAACACCAATATGCATTAATCTAACTGTTTCATTGTACGTAACTTCCAGATAATGTTGACACAGACAGGCATTCAATCTTAAGGACATGACTGCCGCGGCCATTGAGACGTTGGAAATAGAGTTGAAGTTTGGGAGATGGGAGACAACAAAGTGCACTGAAGCGAAAATCATGATGAAGTAGGAAGTCTTGATTTCCTTGCAATCAAGGCAAACCGAGTCATGGAACTTCTTCAGAGATTTCCCACCCGTGACCATGTACACAATGTCCCCACCAACTTCAACGATCAGCTGTTGCGGCAACACAATCCAAAGTCCCAGCTTTTCACCAAATGCATACTGGCCAAGCTCATGGTACCTATCGAATCGCTTCCCGGGTACCATTTCGTGCATCTCAACCATTTGCCATAGAGTGTATAGGGTGATCACCCATGACAGTAGAAGAATTGTTACACCAGGACCCCTATtattattgaaggaaaaaaacatCTGGTTACATCGTCCTCTGTTTGCTCAAAACCCAGAAAccaattaattatcaaaatccAAACTAGAAGTGAATCAATAAACATACCATCCAAGATGTGACATGGCATAAGGGAGGCTGAGGACACTGGCACCAACCATGGCAGTGACATTGTGGAAAGCCGAGTACCACCATTTTGCGTTCCGAGAAGAAGCGATCGGAAGCCAATCGTCGATCTCCTTCTGCTTGGCTGCATCGTTCTGTGACCCATTCTGCGCCATCTTTAATTTGCTTCAATTCTATCAAGAATCAGACTGATCTGGGAAATTAGAGTTTGAAAGTGACAACAATGGAGGCCACACTCACGcctaggtacgtacgtacgtacatataggTTTTAggtacatttatatatatatatatatatatgtatataatgcCAGATAGGTTGCGACCtccctacattttttttttaaagaatggtttagttaaaaaaatagtaatgtaaagataaaattttaagttgggcaaaatttgcatactctcttttaaaaaaaaaaaatattattattattttaattataagtctcactttttttattttttaagtattctaCAAAAGA includes these proteins:
- the LOC109019416 gene encoding lysine histidine transporter 2-like, whose protein sequence is MAQNGSQNDAAKQKEIDDWLPIASSRNAKWWYSAFHNVTAMVGASVLSLPYAMSHLGWGPGVTILLLSWVITLYTLWQMVEMHEMVPGKRFDRYHELGQYAFGEKLGLWIVLPQQLIVEVGGDIVYMVTGGKSLKKFHDSVCLDCKEIKTSYFIMIFASVHFVVSHLPNFNSISNVSMAAAVMSLSYSTIAWAASAGKGIKPDVDYSYTAKTTSDATFNFFNALGDVAFAYAGHNVVLEIQATIPSTPEKPSKGPMWKGVLVAYIVVAICYFPVALIGYWIFGNSVDDNILITLEKPAWLIAMANMFVVVHVIGSYQIFAMPVFDMLETLLVKKLNFKPSFILRFVTRTSYVAFTMIVAIAVPFFGGLLGFFGGFAFAPTTYFLPCIIWLAIYKPKKLSLSWITNWICIVLGVMLMVLSPIGGLRSIILSAKNYKFFS